The Lacipirellula parvula genome window below encodes:
- a CDS encoding DinB family protein has product MFTPASIIYAWDNQLGYALALLDDLTDEQFILRPQGRMNHPAWIVGHIAAYHPVIIQLLRGEPVVDPKDDPLFGFAGHGPLDELAPYGSKRAMVDRFAAGHEQVAQALLAAKPEDFHRPPTLERWAKQYPTVEFMLPDLLLHHESLHIGQISIWRRAAGLPAVKLPARSIRPGLIK; this is encoded by the coding sequence ATGTTCACCCCCGCCTCCATCATCTACGCCTGGGACAACCAACTCGGCTACGCCCTCGCCCTGCTCGACGACCTCACCGACGAGCAATTCATCCTCCGGCCGCAGGGGCGGATGAATCATCCGGCGTGGATTGTCGGGCACATCGCCGCGTATCACCCGGTGATCATTCAGTTGCTGAGGGGGGAACCGGTCGTCGATCCGAAGGACGATCCGCTGTTTGGTTTCGCCGGCCACGGGCCGCTCGATGAACTCGCGCCCTACGGCAGCAAACGGGCGATGGTCGATCGCTTCGCCGCGGGGCACGAGCAGGTTGCTCAAGCCCTCCTCGCAGCGAAACCGGAAGATTTCCATCGGCCGCCGACGCTGGAGCGGTGGGCCAAACAATACCCAACAGTCGAATTCATGCTCCCCGACCTGCTGCTTCATCACGAGTCGCTCCACATCGGCCAGATCAGCATCTGGCGCCGGGCGGCCGGGCTGCCTGCGGTGAAGCTGCCAGCGCGTTCGATTCGTCCAGGCCTCATCAAATAG
- a CDS encoding DSD1 family PLP-dependent enzyme, whose amino-acid sequence MSHTPAAVGMHLSAVDTPALLVDLDAFEANLRQMQQAIAGFGAQLRAHAKTHKCPTIALAQIAHGAVGVCCQKVSEAEALVDGGVEDVLISNEVVGPTKVARVAALAQRSKLSICVDDEQQITALADAMSAAGNGTLDVLVEIDVGAKRCGVQPGAEAVRLAELISVQPQLRFAGLQAYHGSAQHVRSLDERRAVIAKAAELAAFTRDCLQAAGIECPKITGAGTGTFLFEAGSSVYNELQAGSYVFMDADYGANEWSDSSFPRFKNSLFVWTTVMSRVPGVRAVVDAGLKSSSVDSGLPLLAEQTSAVYSNISDEHGVIQLNGARDYELGEKLKLIPGHCDPTVNMHDQLICYRGDRVEAIWPVTARGCAW is encoded by the coding sequence ATGTCTCACACGCCCGCCGCCGTTGGCATGCACCTCTCCGCCGTCGATACGCCGGCGCTGCTCGTTGATCTCGATGCGTTTGAAGCGAACCTGCGGCAAATGCAGCAAGCGATCGCCGGCTTCGGCGCCCAGCTTCGCGCTCATGCGAAGACTCACAAGTGCCCGACGATTGCCCTCGCCCAGATAGCTCACGGCGCCGTCGGCGTCTGCTGCCAGAAGGTGAGCGAGGCCGAAGCCCTCGTTGACGGCGGCGTCGAGGACGTGCTCATTTCGAACGAAGTCGTCGGCCCGACGAAGGTCGCCCGCGTTGCCGCACTGGCGCAGCGTTCAAAGCTTTCGATCTGCGTCGACGATGAGCAGCAAATCACCGCGCTGGCCGACGCGATGAGCGCCGCCGGCAACGGCACGCTCGACGTGCTCGTGGAAATCGACGTCGGCGCCAAGCGTTGCGGCGTGCAGCCAGGGGCTGAGGCGGTCCGCTTGGCCGAACTGATCAGCGTCCAGCCGCAACTCCGCTTCGCGGGGCTGCAGGCGTACCATGGTTCGGCGCAGCATGTTCGCTCGCTCGACGAGCGTCGCGCCGTCATCGCGAAGGCCGCGGAACTCGCGGCGTTCACACGCGACTGCCTGCAGGCGGCCGGGATCGAGTGCCCAAAAATCACCGGCGCCGGAACGGGCACGTTCCTCTTCGAAGCGGGCAGCTCCGTCTACAACGAACTGCAGGCCGGCTCCTACGTCTTTATGGACGCCGACTATGGCGCCAACGAGTGGAGCGACAGCTCGTTCCCGCGGTTTAAGAACAGCCTGTTCGTGTGGACCACCGTGATGAGCCGCGTGCCCGGCGTGCGGGCGGTGGTCGACGCAGGCCTCAAGTCATCGAGCGTCGACTCAGGCTTGCCGCTCCTCGCCGAGCAGACGAGCGCCGTCTACTCGAACATCTCCGACGAGCACGGCGTCATCCAGCTGAACGGCGCTCGCGACTACGAGCTGGGCGAGAAGCTGAAGTTGATCCCCGGCCACTGCGACCCGACGGTGAACATGCACGATCAACTGATCTGCTACCGCGGCGATCGCGTCGAAGCGATTTGGCCCGTCACCGCCCGCGGCTGTGCGTGGTAG
- a CDS encoding histone → MAKKKAAKKPAAPKKAAAKKAVKSVPKKGAPHKGSVDVPAKIAPVKKGAKKKAKTAKPTAAKAAPAPAPKKAVKKPSAKATNPPSKKAAKRPTVGKGVPDVAVPAVEKKVVTKNASVGKRKTARVPVRTGTAGGRPGGGGTGELEPASDTAAQRGRGRKRT, encoded by the coding sequence ATGGCGAAGAAGAAGGCTGCAAAGAAGCCAGCGGCGCCGAAGAAGGCGGCCGCCAAGAAAGCGGTAAAGTCGGTCCCGAAAAAGGGGGCGCCGCATAAGGGATCGGTCGACGTCCCGGCGAAGATCGCTCCGGTGAAGAAGGGCGCCAAGAAAAAGGCGAAAACGGCCAAGCCGACTGCGGCCAAGGCGGCTCCGGCCCCCGCGCCGAAAAAGGCCGTGAAGAAGCCGAGTGCGAAGGCGACCAATCCGCCGAGCAAGAAGGCCGCCAAGCGGCCGACCGTCGGCAAGGGCGTCCCCGACGTCGCGGTGCCGGCCGTTGAGAAGAAGGTCGTCACGAAGAACGCCTCGGTCGGCAAGCGGAAGACGGCTCGCGTGCCGGTGCGCACGGGGACGGCTGGCGGTCGTCCGGGGGGCGGCGGGACGGGCGAGTTGGAGCCGGCGAGCGACACGGCGGCACAACGCGGACGCGGGCGGAAGCGGACTTAA
- a CDS encoding BBP7 family outer membrane beta-barrel protein — MPLATVVTPLLACPLYDRANATAVATSVPTTIADAASIPGVGFSARKAESMSKLLRAMAVGYFGLTAGTTLAVERRAGDSIADGIELTSACDSIASDECCNGVGCGEDVSLDLGCGCPSLWTVRAGAVIMKRERPNAGVLAVSDPGNNPISNTADFAFDWTGGPDVSIVRQTASGNAWELRYFGILDAEANRDYGDPGNFNILPYGFNTSNSLTANYESTLHSTELNWLHPFSQRVTWLAGFRWIELNDHLTYTVGFPSPSIIDVNYNMQNHLYGAQTGADVALWNRGGRLTVNGIVKAGVYGNSADSNIYEIDNDGDVLSDGGASSSHVAFVGDLSFVATYQVTPHFALRGGYQLLWLDGVALASNTALLAKKEIDKNVIGTDGSLFYNGALVGGEFTW, encoded by the coding sequence ATGCCACTGGCGACGGTTGTGACGCCGCTGCTCGCATGTCCCCTGTACGATCGCGCGAATGCGACGGCAGTGGCCACAAGTGTTCCCACCACGATCGCCGACGCCGCTTCCATTCCAGGCGTTGGCTTCTCGGCTCGAAAGGCGGAATCGATGTCGAAGCTGTTGCGCGCCATGGCTGTTGGCTACTTTGGTTTGACGGCCGGAACGACGCTGGCCGTCGAACGCCGCGCGGGCGATTCGATCGCCGACGGCATCGAGTTGACCTCGGCTTGCGATTCAATCGCGAGCGACGAATGTTGCAACGGCGTCGGTTGCGGCGAGGACGTCTCGCTCGACCTCGGGTGCGGCTGCCCCAGCTTGTGGACCGTGCGGGCGGGCGCCGTGATCATGAAACGCGAACGGCCGAACGCCGGCGTGCTGGCAGTGAGCGATCCGGGCAACAACCCGATTTCCAACACCGCCGACTTCGCGTTCGATTGGACCGGCGGCCCCGACGTGTCAATCGTGCGGCAAACGGCCAGCGGCAACGCCTGGGAACTTCGCTACTTCGGCATCTTGGACGCCGAGGCGAATCGCGACTACGGCGATCCGGGCAATTTCAACATTTTGCCATACGGATTCAATACATCGAACTCCCTCACCGCCAACTACGAGTCGACGCTCCACAGCACGGAGTTGAACTGGCTCCACCCCTTCTCGCAGCGGGTGACGTGGCTGGCCGGTTTCCGCTGGATCGAGCTGAACGATCACCTCACCTACACGGTGGGCTTTCCCAGTCCATCGATCATCGACGTCAACTACAACATGCAGAACCATTTGTACGGCGCCCAGACTGGGGCCGACGTGGCCTTGTGGAATCGAGGCGGGCGGCTGACGGTGAACGGCATCGTCAAAGCCGGCGTGTACGGTAACAGCGCCGATAGCAATATCTATGAAATCGACAATGACGGCGATGTGCTGAGCGATGGCGGCGCAAGTTCCAGCCACGTCGCCTTCGTCGGCGATCTGAGCTTTGTTGCAACGTACCAGGTGACGCCGCACTTCGCGCTACGCGGCGGCTATCAACTGCTGTGGCTCGACGGCGTCGCGCTGGCGAGCAATACGGCGTTGCTTGCTAAGAAGGAAATCGACAAAAACGTGATCGGCACGGATGGCAGCCTGTTTTACAACGGCGCGCTGGTGGGCGGCGAGTTCACTTGGTGA
- a CDS encoding BBP7 family outer membrane beta-barrel protein, with the protein MPPVAAQVGGVRSQLLIDFTASAKPADRLKPADGASRAQRSENPADSAQPPSMNATVALDSAGRTPVSQMRLLAHTEVGQMKAGLQIIGVSSLAMATSVASAITPMETALHSPESIDSVSSAEASQSSMIIYDRSVSETAYSAECTDGCDNGCGDLCGSLCAPTWKVRAGAAILNRNRPDGVSLVRPLGGLIDISTGNDFDMGYAGGPDVSIERRLGNGPNSIEARFLGGLEWNSLHQYGAMGDIQIGPINIPLTLDVNANYQSKLNSTEINWRHQRSDRVTWLTGFRIIELHEELAYDVDFIVPNLTGVNWNTDNHLYGGQVGADLALWRLNAPLSINGLFKAGVYGNDADNDFTFDVLGNPLIDGGANSNPVAFVGEIGLTTAYQVTPHFALRGGYQLLWVSGVALAAEQAQLTLNSVNQNVIDTKGDVFYHGALVGGEFTW; encoded by the coding sequence TTGCCACCTGTCGCCGCCCAAGTCGGGGGTGTTCGCTCTCAGCTGCTGATCGACTTTACCGCCTCGGCAAAGCCCGCCGATCGGCTGAAGCCTGCCGATGGCGCCAGTCGTGCCCAGCGATCGGAGAATCCCGCGGATAGCGCCCAGCCGCCGTCGATGAATGCGACAGTCGCGCTCGATTCAGCTGGCAGGACGCCGGTGTCGCAGATGCGATTGCTTGCTCACACGGAGGTCGGGCAGATGAAGGCGGGATTACAAATCATTGGCGTATCGTCGCTAGCGATGGCGACGAGCGTTGCCTCGGCGATCACGCCGATGGAGACGGCGCTGCACAGCCCCGAGTCGATCGACTCGGTATCGTCGGCGGAAGCATCGCAATCGTCCATGATCATCTATGATCGCTCCGTTTCAGAAACGGCCTACAGCGCCGAGTGCACCGACGGCTGCGACAACGGCTGCGGCGACTTGTGCGGCTCGCTCTGTGCGCCGACGTGGAAAGTCCGCGCTGGCGCCGCGATTCTCAATCGCAACCGGCCAGACGGCGTTTCGCTCGTTCGTCCGCTCGGCGGGCTGATCGACATCTCGACCGGCAACGACTTCGACATGGGGTACGCCGGCGGTCCGGACGTCTCGATCGAACGTCGCCTCGGCAACGGCCCGAACAGCATCGAAGCCCGCTTCCTCGGCGGACTCGAGTGGAACTCGCTCCACCAGTACGGTGCGATGGGCGATATCCAAATCGGCCCGATCAACATTCCGCTGACGCTCGACGTCAACGCGAACTATCAATCGAAGCTGAACAGCACGGAAATCAACTGGCGCCACCAACGTTCGGATCGCGTCACCTGGTTGACGGGCTTCCGGATCATTGAGCTGCACGAAGAGCTCGCCTACGACGTCGACTTCATCGTCCCGAACTTGACGGGCGTGAACTGGAACACCGACAACCACCTCTACGGCGGTCAGGTCGGCGCCGACCTCGCGCTATGGCGGCTCAACGCTCCGCTGTCGATTAACGGTTTGTTCAAGGCCGGCGTCTACGGCAACGACGCCGATAACGACTTCACCTTCGACGTGTTGGGCAACCCGCTGATCGACGGCGGCGCTAACAGCAATCCGGTGGCTTTCGTGGGCGAAATCGGCCTAACGACCGCCTACCAAGTGACGCCGCACTTCGCTCTCCGCGGCGGCTATCAGCTGCTGTGGGTCAGCGGCGTCGCGTTGGCGGCCGAACAGGCTCAGCTGACGCTCAACTCCGTGAACCAGAACGTCATCGACACCAAGGGCGACGTGTTCTATCACGGCGCCTTGGTCGGCGGCGAGTTCACTTGGTGA
- a CDS encoding cysteine hydrolase family protein: protein MNPAQALLLIDLQNDYYPGGAYELDRIGEASAKAAELLDRFRSSGQPLIHIRHEFASPDAPFFRPGSDGAAIHESVQPLPGETVITKQYVNSFRETDLDAQLRALGVKQLVIAGAMSHMCIQGGTRAAADLGYQVEVIHDACATREQEFDGRRVTAADVHAASMSALGFAYAKVLALKDWK, encoded by the coding sequence ATGAACCCCGCCCAAGCTTTGCTCCTGATCGATTTGCAAAACGACTACTACCCGGGCGGGGCGTACGAACTCGATCGCATCGGCGAGGCGAGCGCGAAGGCGGCGGAATTGCTCGATCGCTTTCGCAGTTCTGGTCAACCGTTAATCCACATCCGGCACGAGTTTGCGTCGCCCGACGCCCCGTTCTTTCGCCCGGGCAGCGATGGGGCTGCCATCCACGAGAGCGTCCAGCCGCTGCCGGGCGAAACGGTCATCACGAAGCAGTACGTGAATTCGTTCCGCGAGACGGACCTCGATGCACAGTTGCGAGCGCTCGGCGTGAAGCAGCTCGTCATCGCCGGGGCCATGAGCCACATGTGCATTCAAGGGGGAACGCGAGCAGCGGCTGATCTCGGCTACCAAGTGGAGGTGATCCACGACGCCTGTGCCACGCGCGAGCAAGAATTCGACGGCCGTCGCGTAACGGCCGCCGATGTTCATGCGGCGTCGATGAGCGCGCTAGGGTTCGCTTATGCGAAGGTGCTGGCGCTGAAGGATTGGAAGTAG
- a CDS encoding PEP-CTERM sorting domain-containing protein has product MTRLLGWLLACGGMLAVVLAGPATAQTVSTEHYRFLPKLSVLNQHGGFGGFDVDHRVMGTFDFEVEIGPTDVWPTEYVAKFSDVNAWASHPILAYVLPLNQTLNLEGLVGRKVPVRAPIDIYRFDGTTGDGSSVELYAAQIGPWLHLKATTTAPPNSADFFEYELKAVARRTPFADFDGNSSVDNADLATWASRFGLKASAGDPLAHGDANGDGVTDGADFLAWQRQAGEVVPTAESLDALVTAALATANGASQSSMAAVPEPATLSLLGVALIAAFRLRPRSLSDR; this is encoded by the coding sequence ATGACGCGCTTGCTTGGATGGCTGTTGGCGTGCGGCGGAATGCTGGCGGTCGTGTTGGCTGGACCAGCGACGGCTCAGACAGTTTCGACGGAGCACTACCGCTTCCTGCCGAAGCTGAGCGTGTTGAACCAACATGGCGGGTTCGGCGGCTTCGACGTCGATCATCGCGTGATGGGGACGTTTGATTTCGAAGTCGAGATCGGACCGACCGACGTCTGGCCGACCGAGTACGTCGCGAAGTTCTCGGACGTCAATGCGTGGGCGAGCCATCCGATTCTCGCCTACGTGTTGCCGCTGAATCAGACGCTTAACCTCGAAGGATTGGTCGGCCGCAAAGTTCCAGTGAGGGCGCCGATCGATATCTATCGATTTGACGGAACGACCGGTGACGGCTCAAGCGTTGAATTGTACGCCGCGCAGATCGGGCCGTGGCTTCACTTGAAGGCGACGACCACGGCTCCGCCGAACAGCGCCGATTTCTTCGAATACGAGTTGAAAGCGGTCGCGCGCCGGACGCCCTTCGCCGACTTCGACGGCAACTCAAGTGTCGACAACGCCGACCTTGCCACGTGGGCGAGCCGCTTTGGGTTGAAGGCCTCAGCCGGTGATCCGCTCGCTCATGGCGATGCGAACGGTGACGGCGTCACGGATGGCGCCGACTTTTTGGCATGGCAGCGGCAAGCAGGCGAAGTCGTGCCCACGGCGGAGAGTCTCGATGCACTCGTCACGGCGGCGCTGGCAACGGCGAATGGTGCATCGCAGAGTTCGATGGCCGCCGTGCCCGAGCCGGCGACGTTGAGCTTGCTTGGCGTCGCCCTCATTGCCGCTTTCAGACTCCGCCCCCGAAGCTTATCCGACCGGTAG
- a CDS encoding serine/threonine-protein kinase gives MSPSISSRDLLLCLLVKQRGWMSDQDIEGAVVEWIGKNEQPLLAVLVARGALTPQQREEAESLLAASATDTAVDPRTSRLRELPPGVRRLLAGPASDVALATDVGFETRAASPASRAAPGASPATLTPGERFDVLQVHAQGGLGVVFLARDHEIDRTVALKQIKSQWADDESSRARFLLEARITGRLEHPGIVPIYAVGADATGRPYYAMRLIRGESLLEVLERFHATDVGGKLNERMPEIRKLLQRFVDVCNAVDYAHSKGVIHRDLKPSNIMVGKYGETLVVDWGLAKVIGSDEDVALTTRMVRQPVSEGGATSTQVGMTIGTPAYMSPEQAAGRNDELGPPTDIYSLGATLYHMLTGRLPHADDEDPGVMIAKAEHGRVIPVLSQAPWLPRPLASICMKALDTTPERRYVSARALSDDIERWLGDEPVRAHRDRLSERLYRWSRHNRTLVVSLFVGYLVATVAIIIGSVGWSYLRVQKQERQHRAAESSAAAADSDAADASSPASSAADAE, from the coding sequence ATGTCCCCCTCGATTTCCAGCCGCGATCTGCTGCTCTGCCTGCTCGTCAAACAGCGGGGCTGGATGTCGGACCAGGATATTGAGGGGGCGGTCGTCGAGTGGATCGGCAAGAACGAGCAGCCACTCCTCGCCGTGCTCGTCGCGCGGGGCGCCCTCACCCCGCAGCAGCGGGAGGAAGCTGAAAGCCTCCTTGCGGCCAGTGCGACCGACACCGCCGTCGACCCCCGCACCTCGCGGTTGCGCGAGCTTCCTCCCGGCGTCCGCCGGCTGCTGGCGGGCCCCGCCTCCGACGTGGCACTGGCGACCGACGTGGGGTTCGAAACTCGCGCTGCCTCGCCGGCTTCCCGTGCGGCGCCCGGGGCCTCGCCCGCGACGCTCACGCCCGGCGAGCGATTCGACGTTCTGCAGGTCCACGCCCAGGGTGGCCTTGGCGTCGTCTTCCTCGCCCGCGATCACGAAATCGATCGCACGGTCGCGCTCAAGCAAATCAAATCGCAGTGGGCCGACGATGAAAGCTCGCGGGCCCGCTTTCTTCTCGAAGCCCGCATCACGGGCCGGCTCGAGCATCCCGGCATCGTGCCGATCTACGCCGTCGGCGCCGACGCCACAGGCCGCCCCTACTACGCGATGCGGCTCATCCGCGGCGAGAGTTTGCTGGAAGTGCTCGAACGCTTTCACGCCACCGACGTCGGCGGCAAGCTGAACGAGCGCATGCCCGAAATCCGCAAGCTGTTGCAGCGGTTCGTCGACGTCTGCAACGCGGTCGACTACGCCCACAGCAAGGGGGTGATCCATCGCGATCTCAAGCCGTCGAACATCATGGTCGGCAAGTATGGCGAGACGCTCGTCGTCGACTGGGGGCTCGCGAAGGTGATCGGCTCCGACGAAGACGTCGCGCTCACCACGCGGATGGTGCGCCAGCCGGTGAGCGAAGGGGGCGCCACTTCGACGCAAGTCGGCATGACGATCGGGACTCCGGCCTACATGAGTCCTGAGCAGGCGGCGGGCCGAAATGACGAACTCGGCCCGCCTACCGACATCTACAGTCTGGGGGCGACGCTGTACCACATGCTGACGGGCCGCCTGCCGCACGCCGACGACGAAGATCCAGGCGTGATGATCGCTAAGGCCGAGCATGGCCGCGTGATTCCCGTGCTCAGCCAGGCGCCGTGGCTGCCGCGGCCGCTGGCGTCGATCTGCATGAAGGCGCTCGACACGACGCCGGAGCGGCGGTACGTCTCGGCCCGCGCCTTATCGGACGACATCGAGCGTTGGCTCGGCGACGAGCCGGTGCGAGCCCACCGCGATCGCCTCAGCGAGCGGCTCTACCGTTGGTCGCGGCACAATCGGACGTTGGTGGTGTCGCTGTTCGTCGGCTACCTGGTGGCAACCGTGGCGATCATCATCGGCTCCGTCGGCTGGAGCTACCTGCGCGTGCAAAAGCAGGAGCGGCAACACCGCGCGGCGGAGTCGTCTGCCGCCGCGGCTGATTCAGACGCAGCCGACGCCAGTTCGCCGGCGAGCAGCGCAGCCGATGCTGAGTAA
- a CDS encoding dockerin type I domain-containing protein — protein sequence MNAATLPSIPVRWFGVAIVSLAALATQAKSASITLASAEMGPAGQVSGTPINASKYIGWRFRVTKTMAVTEVGGHVGGLNGELFAAIVSLTALDALPQGAPFADATVKANTTFLPPAPTAEFHTPLAVTLQAGTYALVIGSGKFGATGNGVASSVQQPNILPTTQASYIFWEQSVPNVFNWTVGSANNLRFTVTGAELTSPADFNLDGAVNALDLPVWKAGFGNPAPAGTANGDANADGKVDGSDYLLWQQAAAASAALPTAHAVPEPAAATMLAALLSIGCAARRRTGVGCV from the coding sequence ATGAACGCCGCTACCCTGCCTTCGATTCCTGTGCGTTGGTTCGGCGTTGCGATCGTCAGCCTGGCGGCGCTCGCCACGCAGGCCAAGAGCGCCTCGATCACACTCGCTTCGGCGGAGATGGGCCCAGCCGGGCAAGTCAGCGGCACGCCGATCAATGCGAGCAAGTATATCGGTTGGCGTTTTCGCGTCACGAAGACCATGGCCGTGACGGAAGTCGGCGGGCACGTCGGGGGCCTCAACGGGGAACTGTTTGCTGCGATCGTGTCGCTGACCGCGCTCGATGCGCTGCCGCAGGGAGCGCCGTTCGCCGACGCAACAGTCAAGGCGAACACGACCTTCTTGCCGCCGGCCCCGACCGCGGAATTTCATACTCCGCTCGCCGTGACGCTGCAAGCGGGCACCTACGCGCTCGTCATTGGTTCCGGCAAGTTTGGAGCCACCGGCAACGGCGTCGCTTCTTCGGTGCAGCAGCCGAACATCCTGCCGACGACGCAAGCTTCCTACATCTTCTGGGAGCAATCGGTGCCGAATGTGTTCAATTGGACCGTTGGCTCGGCTAACAACCTGCGATTCACCGTGACGGGCGCGGAACTCACCAGTCCAGCAGACTTCAATCTCGACGGCGCCGTCAACGCGCTCGACCTGCCCGTATGGAAGGCTGGCTTTGGCAACCCGGCTCCAGCCGGCACTGCCAACGGCGACGCAAACGCTGACGGGAAGGTTGATGGCAGCGACTATCTGCTCTGGCAACAGGCGGCGGCCGCCAGCGCCGCCCTACCGACGGCGCACGCCGTTCCCGAACCTGCGGCCGCGACGATGTTGGCGGCGTTACTCAGCATCGGCTGCGCTGCTCGCCGGCGAACTGGCGTCGGCTGCGTCTGA
- a CDS encoding TIGR03009 domain-containing protein — protein MKLRRLFLGTTLTLSLAAPLGIAQGQQYPGTPVNGAQPGGVGGVPMQQPAGTVNQVAAVGVGQPGAPAGGVLGAPVAGPNGGAPVATTPTGAPIGLPPGPPFILTELEKAEVFRILDMWEKSSADVKTFNTSFELWKYDAVFGPGADKPLTKERGTLSFSKPDKGSFKIDSISRWTKKDPQNVDVSAPGDWAPRPDEIGDHWVCDGKAVYEYSHRDKQLKVTSIPEEMRGTKIVDGPLPFLFGAEAKKLMDRYWIRQRTSDPSTIWLEAHPRWNADALNYDVVDVMLDRKTMQPKAIQVHLPGGKQRHAYMFTAPRVNETNLGDWFPSLFTAPRTPLGWTRVMNEDSTAAPGAAPQAANPNATLELKR, from the coding sequence ATGAAACTCCGCCGACTCTTTCTCGGAACGACGTTAACCCTTTCGCTAGCGGCCCCGTTGGGAATCGCGCAAGGGCAGCAGTATCCGGGAACTCCCGTCAACGGCGCTCAGCCGGGAGGCGTTGGCGGCGTACCAATGCAGCAGCCGGCGGGAACGGTCAACCAAGTCGCAGCCGTCGGGGTCGGGCAACCCGGCGCTCCGGCGGGCGGCGTCCTGGGAGCGCCGGTGGCTGGGCCAAATGGCGGCGCGCCCGTCGCTACGACTCCGACTGGCGCACCGATCGGCTTGCCCCCCGGCCCTCCGTTTATCCTGACGGAACTCGAGAAGGCCGAAGTTTTCCGCATTCTCGACATGTGGGAAAAGTCGAGCGCCGACGTGAAGACGTTCAACACCTCGTTCGAACTCTGGAAATACGACGCCGTCTTCGGCCCTGGCGCAGACAAGCCCCTCACGAAGGAGAGGGGGACGCTCTCGTTCTCGAAGCCCGACAAGGGGAGCTTCAAGATCGACTCGATCAGTCGTTGGACTAAGAAGGATCCTCAAAACGTCGACGTTAGTGCGCCCGGCGATTGGGCGCCCAGGCCAGACGAAATCGGCGATCACTGGGTTTGCGACGGTAAAGCCGTCTACGAGTACAGCCACCGCGACAAGCAACTCAAAGTGACCAGTATCCCCGAAGAGATGCGCGGCACGAAGATCGTCGACGGCCCGCTGCCATTCCTATTCGGCGCCGAAGCCAAGAAGCTGATGGACCGCTACTGGATCCGCCAGCGGACCTCTGATCCCAGCACGATCTGGCTCGAAGCCCACCCGCGCTGGAACGCCGACGCCCTCAACTACGACGTGGTCGACGTGATGCTCGATCGTAAGACGATGCAGCCAAAGGCGATTCAGGTCCACTTGCCGGGCGGCAAGCAACGCCACGCTTACATGTTCACGGCCCCGAGGGTTAACGAGACGAATCTCGGCGATTGGTTCCCCTCGCTATTCACCGCTCCTCGGACGCCGCTCGGTTGGACGCGGGTGATGAACGAAGATAGCACGGCTGCTCCAGGCGCAGCGCCTCAAGCTGCCAACCCAAACGCGACGCTAGAACTGAAGCGGTAG